A window from Flavobacterium gyeonganense encodes these proteins:
- a CDS encoding ferritin-like domain-containing protein: MKTAEKNTTATKAKTTAAKKTTATKAKTAASKSKSATASKTNAAGVVKAKSSAADGLRELFIDSLKDIYWAEKALIKALPKMAKNATSENLIKAINEHLAVTEEQKERLEKVFSLVGEKPVAKKCDAMEGLIKEGESIMEETEKGPVRDAGIIAASQKIEHYEIATYGTLAAFGVTLGEDDAVLLLEKTLAEEKEADTLLTEAAYNTINFDAAEEDEK; the protein is encoded by the coding sequence ATGAAAACCGCAGAAAAAAATACCACAGCTACAAAAGCTAAAACTACAGCAGCGAAAAAAACAACGGCTACAAAAGCCAAGACAGCTGCTTCAAAAAGTAAATCAGCAACAGCATCTAAAACAAATGCAGCAGGAGTTGTAAAAGCAAAATCATCTGCAGCAGATGGATTAAGAGAATTGTTTATAGATTCGCTTAAAGATATTTACTGGGCAGAAAAAGCGTTGATCAAAGCATTGCCTAAAATGGCAAAAAATGCTACTTCTGAAAATCTGATTAAAGCAATTAACGAGCATTTAGCCGTAACAGAGGAACAAAAGGAAAGACTGGAAAAAGTGTTTTCATTAGTTGGGGAAAAACCGGTTGCTAAAAAATGCGATGCGATGGAAGGTCTTATTAAGGAAGGCGAAAGTATCATGGAAGAAACCGAAAAAGGGCCTGTACGTGATGCTGGAATCATTGCCGCATCTCAGAAAATAGAGCATTATGAAATTGCTACTTACGGAACATTAGCTGCATTTGGTGTTACTTTAGGTGAAGACGATGCAGTACTTTTATTGGAAAAAACACTGGCAGAAGAAAAAGAAGCCGATACACTATTGACTGAGGCTGCCTACAACACAATCAACTTTGATGCTGCCGAAG